One Synechococcus sp. CC9605 genomic window carries:
- the cpeA gene encoding class 1 C-phycoerythrin subunit alpha: MKSVVTTVVTAADAAGRFPSQNDLEAVQGNIQRAAARLEAAEKLAAGLDNVTREAGDACFNKYAYLRQPGEAGDSQVKVDKCYRDLGHYLRLINYCLIVGGTGPLDEWGIAGAREVYRTLGLPTNAYIEALTYTRDRACAPRDMSPQALNEFKSYLDYAINALS; encoded by the coding sequence AATCCGTCGTCACCACTGTTGTGACCGCAGCTGATGCAGCCGGTCGCTTCCCTTCCCAGAACGATCTTGAGGCTGTTCAGGGCAATATCCAGCGTGCAGCTGCACGTCTGGAAGCTGCCGAAAAGCTGGCCGCCGGTCTGGACAACGTCACCCGCGAAGCAGGTGATGCTTGCTTCAATAAGTACGCCTATCTGCGGCAACCCGGTGAAGCCGGTGATAGCCAAGTGAAGGTCGACAAGTGCTACCGCGACCTCGGTCACTACCTGCGCTTGATCAACTACTGCCTCATCGTGGGTGGTACTGGTCCTCTCGATGAGTGGGGTATTGCAGGCGCACGTGAGGTGTATCGCACCTTGGGTCTGCCCACCAACGCCTACATCGAAGCTCTGACTTACACTCGCGATCGTGCTTGCGCTCCTCGCGACATGAGCCCTCAGGCTCTTAACGAGTTCAAGAGCTATCTTGATTACGCTATCAACGCTCTGTCTTGA
- a CDS encoding Nif11 family protein translates to MSDSVIADFVQMVIYDHSVATGLKSCQSDQDIVDFAASRDYLFSITAWLQYVESDSAGLSDSEAMAIQAIATDHWSWAFRQIAPWRAMLMDGA, encoded by the coding sequence ATGTCCGATTCAGTTATTGCTGATTTTGTGCAGATGGTTATTTACGACCATTCTGTTGCAACTGGATTGAAGTCTTGCCAGTCAGATCAAGATATCGTGGATTTTGCGGCCTCCCGTGATTACTTATTTTCAATCACAGCTTGGCTGCAGTATGTTGAATCAGATTCGGCTGGCTTATCTGACTCTGAAGCCATGGCAATCCAAGCTATTGCGACCGATCATTGGTCGTGGGCATTCCGTCAGATTGCTCCGTGGAGAGCCATGTTGATGGATGGTGCCTAG
- a CDS encoding bleomycin hydrolase, with the protein MLDAFSRAAVSADSSGSFIGGGELASLKSFIADGNKRLDAVNAITSNASCIVSDAVAGICCENTGLTAPNGGVYTNRKMAACLRDGEIVLRYVSYALLAGDASVLQDRCLNGLRETYAALGVPTGSAARAVAIMKAAASALITNTNSQPKKMALTSGDCASLSGEAASYFDMVISAIS; encoded by the coding sequence ATGCTCGACGCATTCTCCCGGGCTGCTGTCTCGGCCGATTCCAGCGGCTCCTTTATTGGTGGCGGCGAACTGGCTTCCCTGAAGTCCTTCATTGCTGATGGCAACAAGCGCCTGGACGCTGTGAACGCCATCACCTCCAACGCCAGCTGCATCGTGTCTGACGCCGTCGCCGGCATCTGCTGCGAGAACACCGGCCTGACCGCCCCCAACGGTGGTGTGTACACCAACCGCAAGATGGCTGCTTGCCTGCGTGATGGCGAGATCGTTCTGCGTTACGTCTCCTACGCGCTGCTCGCCGGTGACGCTTCCGTGCTGCAGGACCGCTGCCTGAACGGTCTCCGCGAGACCTATGCCGCTCTGGGCGTTCCCACCGGTTCCGCCGCACGTGCTGTTGCCATCATGAAGGCCGCTGCTAGCGCCCTGATCACCAACACCAACAGCCAGCCCAAGAAGATGGCTCTGACCTCTGGCGATTGCGCCAGCCTGTCTGGTGAAGCTGCTAGCTACTTCGACATGGTGATCAGCGCCATCAGCTGA
- a CDS encoding chromophore lyase CpcT/CpeT — protein sequence MDKNLALAEFAKTLAGVYDNIEQSQKDPKDFARINIFFRPLPWHIFEGPGFYSEQCYDYAPWDPYRQGIHRLTTHEDTFVVENYGFTNPRRLAGAGRDPQIMNAINSTTLKERCGCAMHFHRKEKGHYIGKVEPGKNCLVPRDGKLTYLVSEVEVDQENWISRDRGFDPNTDEQIWGSEHGLLRFKRTQSFSAEINEEWLNSKT from the coding sequence TTTAGCCCTTGCCGAGTTCGCCAAAACTCTTGCGGGCGTCTACGACAACATTGAACAGTCACAAAAAGACCCGAAGGATTTTGCTCGAATCAATATCTTTTTTCGACCATTGCCCTGGCATATTTTCGAAGGGCCAGGGTTTTATTCAGAACAATGTTACGACTATGCGCCTTGGGATCCCTACCGGCAAGGCATTCACCGATTAACTACGCATGAAGATACTTTTGTGGTTGAGAACTATGGATTCACAAATCCCAGAAGATTAGCGGGAGCTGGTCGGGATCCCCAAATCATGAATGCAATCAATTCCACAACACTAAAGGAACGCTGTGGGTGTGCCATGCACTTTCATCGCAAAGAAAAGGGACATTACATTGGAAAAGTTGAACCAGGAAAAAACTGCTTGGTTCCACGAGACGGAAAACTAACTTATCTTGTAAGCGAAGTTGAGGTAGACCAAGAAAACTGGATTAGTCGCGATCGAGGCTTTGATCCAAACACTGACGAACAAATTTGGGGCTCTGAACACGGACTTCTCAGATTTAAAAGAACCCAAAGCTTCTCCGCGGAAATCAATGAAGAGTGGCTGAATTCGAAAACCTAG
- a CDS encoding phycobilisome rod-core linker polypeptide — protein sequence MLSTQTSPAGMASASRTKPASYAMPSKAGKNTVHRTVAGSIAEFKRNTCSQMGLGIGPRLHSECPFGAVFDEYHPSDSWALERTINDAYRQVYGNLPPTENERYTSLEARLMNGEITVRDFVNGLAKSPFYKDNYFHSVAPQRGIELNFKHLLGRAPLNQEEVQNSIKLQAEEGFDALIDSLTDCAEYAEVFGSDIVPYMRAGDSYAGMMTSSFNMMRELAGTKVAVSDNAQGSRSRTNTQLAAASISMMKPIFKGAPTLPQQKYGAQQPPKRTGAVPFRPFGVKPFA from the coding sequence ATGTTAAGCACACAAACCAGCCCCGCTGGAATGGCTTCGGCGAGTCGCACCAAGCCAGCCTCGTACGCCATGCCAAGCAAAGCTGGCAAAAACACTGTTCATCGGACAGTAGCTGGATCAATCGCTGAATTTAAGCGCAACACTTGTTCTCAGATGGGGCTCGGAATTGGCCCAAGACTGCACAGCGAATGTCCCTTCGGTGCAGTTTTTGATGAATATCACCCCAGTGATTCCTGGGCTTTGGAAAGAACCATTAATGACGCGTATAGACAGGTCTACGGAAACCTGCCTCCCACTGAAAACGAGCGGTACACCTCCCTTGAAGCACGCTTGATGAACGGGGAAATTACGGTCCGCGACTTTGTCAACGGGTTGGCAAAATCTCCTTTCTATAAGGATAATTACTTCCACAGTGTTGCCCCACAACGTGGGATCGAGCTTAATTTCAAACACCTCTTAGGGAGAGCACCTCTCAATCAAGAAGAAGTTCAAAACAGTATCAAGCTTCAAGCAGAAGAGGGTTTTGATGCTCTGATCGATAGCCTCACAGATTGCGCAGAATATGCAGAGGTTTTTGGATCGGACATCGTTCCCTATATGCGGGCGGGAGATTCCTACGCGGGAATGATGACCAGCTCCTTCAACATGATGAGAGAGCTTGCTGGCACAAAGGTTGCCGTCAGCGACAATGCACAAGGAAGTCGCAGTCGCACCAACACACAGCTGGCTGCGGCATCGATCAGCATGATGAAGCCGATCTTTAAGGGCGCACCAACTCTGCCCCAACAAAAGTATGGTGCACAACAGCCTCCCAAAAGGACAGGAGCTGTTCCGTTCCGACCGTTCGGAGTTAAACCGTTTGCCTGA
- a CDS encoding HEAT repeat domain-containing protein yields the protein MNWDSSIPSVDALFEDLMHPNPRIQEEACLILSENYREEALPRLLDLFCHHDPKVYRAAVKGVGFFGSSAFDPLIALYATTENQTARRCCPKAFVQVFKNFPDQPFPDSVMEMLEQGIDDSDMVVVQGALMCLGQIGKQQFKSEEAIRILTKSLGSQNVALIFSASQALADIPNPLAEDALRALQNNNADPLIQEAAQSALARLQNLLNSKS from the coding sequence ATGAACTGGGATTCGAGCATTCCTTCAGTTGATGCTTTGTTTGAAGATCTAATGCATCCCAACCCTCGGATTCAAGAAGAAGCTTGTTTAATTCTTTCTGAGAACTATCGGGAAGAGGCGTTGCCAAGATTATTGGATCTCTTCTGTCATCATGATCCTAAGGTCTATAGAGCGGCTGTTAAAGGTGTTGGTTTTTTTGGGAGCTCTGCGTTTGATCCATTGATCGCACTTTATGCAACAACAGAGAATCAAACTGCAAGGCGTTGCTGCCCTAAGGCCTTTGTGCAGGTGTTCAAAAACTTCCCAGATCAGCCGTTTCCTGATTCAGTCATGGAAATGCTTGAGCAAGGCATAGATGATTCAGATATGGTTGTGGTGCAGGGTGCACTGATGTGTCTTGGTCAGATCGGTAAGCAACAATTTAAGTCTGAAGAGGCAATCAGAATTTTGACAAAGTCTCTCGGCAGCCAAAATGTTGCTTTAATCTTCAGTGCATCTCAGGCTCTTGCCGATATTCCCAATCCTTTGGCAGAAGACGCTTTACGTGCACTGCAGAACAACAATGCCGATCCCTTGATTCAGGAGGCTGCACAGTCTGCATTGGCACGACTTCAGAATCTGCTCAACTCAAAGAGTTAG
- a CDS encoding HEAT repeat domain-containing protein, translating to MLQDLTNISSISDSQLTAEEALQLADELSGKLSEGEIPRSDAESLKRMVAGLGDARGALRLTFAKSLGAVGDEALPILCKALRQHQNVIVRRASAKTLNLIGNKEALPYLLEAFLEDDDPVVLGSSAGAMATIGPDAMDSLLGILKNPDCTPFQVGLINLALSFIGSKAPEALLKAADSDVAEVRVAAISALGDQIQKSDDLRAKNRVFQALEDVSADVRAEAVTLIGKSCDAEDVETLLLNKLSDEDTQVRKNTALSLMKLDALGAINQLKIAEQNEIDTDVKAVLRVAINILSAKTS from the coding sequence ATGCTCCAGGATCTCACCAATATTTCATCAATCAGCGACAGCCAGCTCACGGCAGAAGAAGCGCTCCAGCTCGCTGACGAGCTCAGTGGAAAATTAAGCGAAGGTGAGATCCCAAGATCTGATGCCGAATCTCTCAAACGCATGGTCGCCGGACTTGGGGACGCGAGAGGCGCTTTACGACTCACCTTTGCAAAAAGTCTAGGGGCGGTTGGGGATGAAGCTCTACCCATTCTTTGTAAAGCACTTCGCCAACACCAAAATGTAATCGTAAGACGAGCATCAGCTAAGACACTCAATTTGATTGGCAACAAGGAGGCGTTGCCTTATCTGCTTGAAGCCTTTTTAGAAGATGATGACCCAGTTGTTCTCGGTTCATCTGCTGGAGCGATGGCCACGATTGGACCAGACGCCATGGATTCGTTGCTTGGAATCCTAAAAAATCCAGACTGCACACCATTTCAGGTTGGATTAATCAATCTCGCACTGAGTTTCATCGGATCTAAGGCACCAGAAGCGTTGCTGAAAGCTGCAGATTCAGACGTGGCTGAAGTTCGAGTCGCCGCAATTTCAGCGTTGGGAGATCAAATCCAAAAGAGTGACGATTTAAGAGCAAAAAATAGAGTATTCCAAGCGCTCGAGGATGTCTCAGCGGACGTAAGAGCAGAGGCGGTAACTCTCATCGGTAAGTCATGCGATGCGGAAGACGTAGAAACATTGCTGCTGAACAAACTAAGCGACGAAGACACACAAGTTCGGAAAAATACTGCATTATCCTTGATGAAGCTAGACGCACTAGGAGCCATTAATCAGCTAAAGATTGCAGAACAAAATGAAATTGATACAGACGTAAAAGCCGTTCTCAGAGTCGCAATTAATATTTTATCGGCGAAAACCAGTTAA
- the mpeA gene encoding class 2 C-phycoerythrin subunit alpha translates to MKSVITTVVGAADSASRFPTASDMESVQGSIQRASARLEAAEKLASNYDQVAQEAVDAVYAQYPNGATGRQPRKCATEGKEKCKRDFVHYLRLINYCLVTGGTGPLDELAINGQKEVYKALSIDAGTYVAGFSHLRSRGCAPRDMSAQALTAYNQLLDYVINSLG, encoded by the coding sequence ATGAAGTCCGTTATCACCACCGTCGTCGGCGCAGCCGACAGCGCATCCCGCTTCCCCACCGCCTCCGACATGGAGTCCGTCCAGGGCTCCATCCAACGCGCCTCTGCTCGTTTGGAAGCCGCTGAGAAGCTGGCCAGCAACTACGACCAAGTTGCCCAGGAAGCTGTTGATGCTGTCTACGCCCAGTACCCCAACGGTGCCACCGGCCGTCAGCCCCGTAAGTGCGCCACCGAAGGCAAAGAGAAGTGCAAGCGTGACTTCGTTCACTACCTGCGTCTGATCAACTACTGCCTGGTCACCGGCGGCACCGGCCCTCTGGATGAATTGGCCATCAACGGTCAGAAAGAGGTGTACAAGGCCCTCAGCATCGACGCTGGCACCTACGTGGCTGGTTTCTCCCACCTGCGTTCCCGCGGTTGCGCCCCTCGCGACATGAGCGCTCAGGCTCTGACCGCTTACAACCAGCTGCTCGACTACGTGATCAACTCCCTCGGCTGA
- a CDS encoding HEAT repeat domain-containing protein: MAERFDNLVEGLTEERAMAVILADPDSLERPVDKYMAATRLGASNSEESLDVLIQAAELDPEHLFNRITRRKAIDALGRRKSPKALPSLFKALKCSDEAAVINSVEAITKIDAPLTEADHRKLLEALEGEDIQKRAVIQAFCRLGVPGVINSISPLQNDSNPLVAGAARAYMSKVAQQPNGLEVLIPQLVDPIAGRRRSAVIDLGDAGDVTRLEALVTAPVSMSLRARSAFQLVDPDKKCQVPEKYAELITQLLQDNPQQLKLRKEWICDIEPTEIENNLQHRDEARQYGGASSLMGMPKAERMILINEIKEKLWSDYVTHYYLTSVVGLQGLEERSDLIRLALAETIPQYTKSRIAAAWGCLRLGLVDQKPLLEELSASAFWLPLKWTCQRVLKQLS, translated from the coding sequence ATGGCCGAGCGATTCGACAACTTAGTTGAAGGCTTGACGGAAGAGCGGGCCATGGCGGTGATTTTGGCTGATCCAGACTCACTCGAGAGGCCCGTTGACAAATACATGGCAGCCACAAGGCTTGGGGCAAGTAACAGCGAAGAATCACTCGATGTGCTGATTCAGGCTGCAGAGCTGGATCCAGAGCATCTTTTTAATCGAATCACGCGACGCAAGGCGATCGACGCCCTTGGCAGACGAAAAAGTCCAAAAGCACTACCCTCTTTATTTAAGGCCTTAAAATGCAGCGATGAAGCTGCAGTAATTAATTCTGTAGAAGCGATTACAAAAATCGACGCACCTTTAACAGAAGCAGATCATAGAAAATTACTTGAAGCCCTTGAGGGCGAGGATATTCAAAAGCGGGCTGTCATACAGGCATTTTGTCGTTTAGGGGTCCCCGGAGTCATTAACAGCATCAGCCCCCTCCAGAATGATTCCAATCCCTTGGTTGCGGGTGCAGCGAGGGCATACATGTCGAAAGTTGCCCAACAACCAAATGGGCTTGAAGTCCTGATCCCACAACTTGTTGACCCAATCGCCGGACGCAGGCGCTCTGCCGTAATTGATCTGGGCGATGCAGGTGACGTTACAAGGCTAGAAGCTCTTGTCACAGCTCCCGTGTCTATGTCTTTGCGAGCTAGGAGTGCATTTCAGTTGGTGGATCCTGATAAGAAATGCCAGGTACCGGAAAAATATGCAGAGCTGATAACACAACTCTTACAAGACAACCCTCAACAACTCAAACTTAGGAAAGAGTGGATTTGTGATATTGAGCCTACAGAGATCGAAAACAACCTTCAACATCGCGACGAAGCACGCCAATACGGTGGTGCCTCAAGCTTGATGGGCATGCCTAAAGCAGAGAGAATGATTTTAATTAACGAAATCAAAGAAAAATTGTGGAGTGATTACGTTACGCACTATTACCTGACTTCCGTCGTCGGTCTTCAGGGTTTGGAAGAACGAAGTGATCTAATCAGGCTTGCCTTAGCCGAAACAATTCCTCAATACACCAAATCCCGCATTGCTGCTGCATGGGGGTGCCTCCGCTTGGGCCTTGTGGACCAAAAGCCGCTCCTGGAGGAGCTTTCAGCCAGTGCCTTCTGGCTACCACTGAAATGGACCTGCCAACGCGTCCTTAAACAGTTGTCATAA
- a CDS encoding HEAT repeat domain-containing protein: MTGLFDNIHAGLDQQGAVDILSKEVDNIESESDYYMAVSHLINFPGSITSQALLAFLDKCSEDVPVGLAQRKAVEVLARLGVAEATPKIASFLGSSDVYMVENAAWALSHLNCQDPEVHQHMIDLLDDASQNQRVLIQSLSKLSVKSAISTISVHTAHEKTSVRGAAIAAMIHLSGDQSHLADLSDHLYGSNQMDRQSAVQDVIDANAVELLSDLMEAPISPAFRMRAVRSLLNNPSNKLSDNDSLSAVDQVLLDDPRLITVLHHYGDPLPTELLIDGLFHPDFSRCYLAMQALIKRDAQEIWSAIENCWQDKAQNDYGAHYFLMRLFGLVEGWTDEALLDIRKILSDAITDKRPQFRKSPPAALLSFALLFPGQCDCFLDKCLSLENNLSWGMRYAGLLLIQSDQTEHFHLRYQRQLQQLIESDGDRLLRLKAQSILDRG, encoded by the coding sequence ATGACTGGTCTTTTCGATAATATTCATGCAGGCTTGGATCAACAGGGGGCAGTTGATATTTTATCTAAAGAAGTTGATAATATTGAGAGTGAGAGTGATTATTATATGGCTGTTTCTCATTTGATTAATTTTCCTGGCTCGATAACAAGCCAAGCGTTATTGGCTTTTCTAGATAAGTGCTCTGAAGATGTGCCAGTAGGTCTTGCACAACGAAAAGCTGTAGAAGTTCTTGCGCGATTAGGGGTTGCAGAGGCTACGCCAAAAATTGCTAGTTTTTTAGGAAGCTCTGATGTGTATATGGTTGAGAATGCTGCTTGGGCTTTGTCTCATTTGAATTGTCAAGATCCTGAAGTGCACCAACATATGATTGATTTGTTGGATGATGCTAGCCAGAATCAAAGAGTCTTAATTCAAAGTCTTTCAAAGCTTTCTGTTAAATCAGCAATTTCGACTATTTCTGTTCACACAGCTCATGAGAAGACGTCGGTTCGCGGTGCTGCTATCGCTGCCATGATTCATCTATCTGGAGATCAATCTCATCTGGCTGATCTTTCAGATCATTTGTATGGCTCTAATCAAATGGATCGCCAGTCGGCAGTGCAGGATGTGATCGATGCGAATGCTGTTGAGCTTTTGTCTGATTTGATGGAAGCACCCATATCGCCTGCATTTCGCATGCGAGCTGTGAGATCCCTCTTGAATAACCCGTCAAACAAACTCTCAGATAATGATTCACTATCAGCGGTAGATCAAGTTTTGCTTGATGATCCTCGTTTGATCACTGTCCTTCATCATTACGGTGATCCTTTGCCTACAGAGTTACTGATTGATGGCTTGTTTCATCCCGATTTTAGTCGTTGTTATCTTGCGATGCAGGCACTAATAAAACGTGATGCTCAAGAGATTTGGAGTGCTATCGAGAATTGCTGGCAAGATAAAGCCCAGAATGACTATGGCGCACATTATTTTTTGATGCGATTGTTTGGTCTTGTCGAAGGTTGGACAGACGAAGCACTGCTTGATATTCGCAAAATTCTCTCAGATGCTATTACAGATAAGCGTCCTCAATTTAGAAAATCACCCCCAGCTGCTTTGCTATCATTCGCTTTACTGTTCCCTGGCCAATGCGATTGTTTTCTGGATAAATGTTTGTCTTTAGAAAACAATCTTAGTTGGGGTATGCGTTATGCAGGCCTCCTCTTGATCCAATCTGATCAGACCGAGCATTTTCATCTTCGATATCAACGTCAGCTACAACAGCTTATTGAGTCTGATGGCGATAGATTGCTGCGACTAAAAGCACAGAGCATTCTGGATCGTGGTTGA
- a CDS encoding Nif11-like leader peptide family natural product precursor → MTGSALSASQDQVLEAFIALVRQNSDLKAQIKAALNQDQVIEIAAANGFDIDSSAILRKWSKHTDFTQDTWMGWFEE, encoded by the coding sequence ATGACCGGTTCAGCTCTTAGTGCAAGTCAAGATCAAGTCTTAGAGGCTTTTATTGCTTTAGTTCGACAAAATTCAGATCTAAAAGCTCAGATCAAGGCTGCCCTTAATCAGGACCAAGTTATTGAAATAGCTGCTGCTAATGGTTTTGATATTGATTCCTCCGCTATTTTGAGAAAATGGAGTAAACACACTGATTTTACTCAAGACACCTGGATGGGCTGGTTCGAAGAATGA
- a CDS encoding Nif11-like leader peptide family natural product precursor, protein MSRAEFIRFLGVLEEDTTFRSLFREAEPEEILKLADQHGFIFSDEIKGRFLNRWAGVYFCPFANDVGRLCPKMVPEGFSTLLHYSQTTCAKDDKVERFDFRAGGYYKGVETVAR, encoded by the coding sequence ATGTCAAGAGCTGAGTTCATCCGTTTTCTTGGTGTGCTCGAAGAAGACACCACCTTTAGGTCCTTATTTCGTGAGGCTGAGCCCGAGGAGATCCTCAAGCTCGCTGATCAACATGGATTTATCTTTTCTGATGAAATAAAGGGGCGTTTTCTTAATCGATGGGCGGGTGTGTACTTCTGCCCATTTGCCAATGATGTTGGGAGGCTGTGTCCCAAGATGGTGCCAGAAGGATTTAGTACTCTTCTGCACTATTCACAGACGACTTGTGCAAAAGACGACAAAGTAGAGCGTTTTGATTTCCGGGCTGGTGGTTACTACAAAGGAGTGGAAACTGTAGCTCGATAA
- a CDS encoding DUF2656 family protein translates to MTTFVLSHNLQVQSDLVPALNFELLAQKLKSLSKKISSTEVLGHPHWKLSISSDLSPQDMAVDLVQTWSECRRQLGHDMNHVVLALGGRKDSQASPGAPLQEGYWGVDLVETPDESTFLQAINWEALKAGRPEDAIFEVSSRAS, encoded by the coding sequence ATGACAACGTTTGTTCTATCTCATAACTTGCAGGTTCAATCAGATCTCGTGCCTGCATTGAATTTTGAACTACTTGCCCAAAAACTTAAATCTCTTTCGAAAAAAATTTCTTCAACGGAAGTTCTTGGTCATCCTCATTGGAAATTATCTATATCATCTGATTTATCTCCGCAAGATATGGCTGTTGATTTAGTGCAGACTTGGTCTGAATGCCGTCGTCAACTCGGACACGACATGAACCACGTTGTCCTGGCACTTGGTGGAAGGAAAGATTCCCAAGCCTCTCCTGGAGCTCCACTCCAGGAGGGATATTGGGGTGTTGATTTGGTTGAAACGCCCGATGAAAGCACTTTTCTTCAAGCGATCAACTGGGAAGCTCTCAAAGCTGGACGACCCGAAGATGCGATCTTTGAAGTCTCTTCGAGAGCCTCATAG